The segment AGCGCTATCTTTTGTGGCCGGGGAGATCGAGCGTCTTTCGCTGACACGGACAGAACTTGCAAAAGCAGTTTCAGGGAGGGCAAATGACGTGATGCCGAATACCAGCGCACTTATCGGGGGACTGGTTGCCGCCCGGCTCATGGCGCACGCCGGGGGACTTTCTGACCTTTCCCGCATGCCAGCCAGTGCCATACAGGTGCTCGGCGCGCGGACCGCCCTGTTCGCCCATCTCCGGACCAAGTCACCCTCTCCCAAGCACGGGATCATCTTCCAGCACCGGCGTGTGCACAATGCGCCCCGGGATTGCCGTGGCAGGGTTGCCCGCGTGCTTGCAGGAAAGCTGGCAATAGCAGCCCGGATCGACCATTACCGTGGAATTGCGGATCTGGCCTTCCTCGAATCAGCCCAGGCACGCATCGATATGACCGGAAAGGTTACCGGGAAACTGACCGGTAAGGAGAATGAACCATGATCTGGATCGGAGACGTGCTGGTTTCGCAGGGTGAGGGGGGGGTATACAGTGAACGCATGCTGGGCACCGCACGAGTGTGGGATCCGTTCCGTAGCAAGCTGGCGGCACTCTACCACAAGGGAACCGGTGTGGAGATCACTGCGGAAACCCGGGTACTCTATCTCGGCGCTGCGAACGGGACAACGGTTTCGCATGTGGCGGATTATGCGGATGTGGTGTATGCCGTGGAGTTCGCCCCCCGCCCGATGCAGGATCTCCTGGAAGTGGCCCGTCGCCGCAAGAATATTGTGCCGATTATGGCAGATGCGACCCGCCCTGAGCAGTACGTACCCCTCGTTGAAACCGTGGATCTCCTCTACCAGGATGTAGCCCAGCCGGATCAGGCAACGATTGCTATACGGAACTCTGCATTTCTGCGTGCCGGGGGCCAGCTGATCCTGATGCTCAAGACCCGGAGTGTTGATGTCAGGAAAGAGCCCGATGTTGTCTTCCAGGAAACGGTGGATGCGCTCGCTTCAGCAGGGTTTGTCGTGCAGGAGTGTCTCTGGCTTGCACCCTACCACCAGGATCATGCAGCGATTGTCTGCACTAAACCGGGGGCGTGAGGGAGTATCATGGCTGATGGAATCCGTTTTGTTTCTGCCGGAGCACTATCTGTGCTTGCCATTCTCCTGTTTGTAGGATTGATTATTGTTCTCATCCCTCTGCTCGTCCTCGGGGTGATCGGGGCTGCATTCACCAAGCTGGGGTTTTCCTGGATCTCGGCCATTGCTGTTGTTCTGCTGATGCTCTTTGGGAGTTATGTTAATATCCCGTTATATCGGATCAAGCGTGACATGGTCCGGATCTCTCCCGATACTGCTGCTGTGTTCGGTTCAGGTTCACCGTGGCCTGTTGATCCGGTTTGGGAGACAATTGTCTCCATCAATTTAGGAGGAGCACTCCTGCCGGTCTGTATCTCACTGTACCTGCTGTATCAGGCCGTGCAAATCACCGGGACCTCACTGCTGGTACCGGTCGGAGCGGGGATTTTACTTGTTGCACTCGTCACTTTTTTCGCAACGCGTCCGGTACCGGGTGTGGGCTTGCGTGTGCCCCTGCTCATACCGGCACTCACAGCACTTCTCATGGGCATGCTCCTGTTTGGCAATGCCGGAATTTCCGCAACGGTTGTGGCATTTGTGAGCGGGACTACCGGCACCCTGCTTGGAGGAAACATTGCCCGGCTCAATACTATCCGGAATCTTGAAGTTCCTGAAATGAGCATTGGCGGGGCTGGTACGTTCAGTGCAATTTTTATCTGCTGCATCCTGCCCGCGATCATCGCATAATTTCTCTTAACCTGCGCAGGCAACTATGCAGAATCGGGCAGAATTGACCAGTGTCAATTTTTTATAACGAATACACGAAAAGAAGTAGCCCGGAGCAGATTCGAACTGCTGTCGGCGGCTCCAGAGGCCACCATGATTGACCGCTACACTACCGGGCTATATGCCTCATACTTTTTGCCGCTGTTGCTTAATTAAAGTGACGGACTGCTTGTGCCGGTTATACGCTCTGTGCCCGTCCGCATCCCTTGCAGGCGCGGCAGACTTCCTTGACCGGGTGGATGAACTCACCTTTGCCGCAGAATGGTTCAATGTCGTGCATGTCCCGGATATAATAGATGTGCGGGACGAGCGAGATGTGGGTGTATGTTCCGCAGGTGATGCCGAGCTGATCGGCAATATGTTTCTGGAGCTGAACGAGAGCGTACATATTGGCACCTGCTGCGGTAAGCATGTCGTTGGACCGGAAGATTACCCGCATGTGGAGTTTATTGGCCCTCACGATGCACTGGACGAGCTGGAGGCAGGGACAGTCATCGAGTTTTTCATCAATGACCGGGTTCCAGGTAATCGCTACAGCCCGGCGTGTCTCGGGTTGGGACCGGAGTTTGTCTACAATATAGGCGATCTGGTCCACATGTACCGGTTGCCCGTCAGTGACGAGTCTTTCGCCCCAGTCGAAGAGCCGTCCATGGTAATCATACTCGAAGTTGGCATGTGATCCATGAATCAGATCATGGGCGTACTGTTCAACGAACCGCTGCTGGAACCGGGAGTTCGGGCTTGTCATGGGTTCGGAAAGCGGGGTGTCTACCTGCATGGCGATCTCTTCGAACTCGACCGTTGCTTCGGCATCTTCCGTCCGGAGGGTCCAGCCTTTCTCTAGGATCATTTTGATGACCTGTTCGTGTGCCCGCCCGATGCTTGGCGCCCGGATGACTCTCATGGGGGAAATGTATGTTTTGGTATATTGTATATTTGTTGAAATGTGCGCTGAATACCAGGGAATTGAATATCTTAGTGTGTAAGGAACGCAGGAGATGTATGGAATCCCGTTATACGGTGTTATCTGGAATATGGCGGAGTTTTCCTATACTGGATTTATAGAGGGTTCGCTTCTTACATATCTCAAAGGCTGCCACCTCTTACTGATAGAGGAGTCGGTGGGGGGCATGCTTGTTCTGTCTTGGTGTAAGGGGTGGTCAAGTGTGTTATATGTAATATCGGATTATTAGGGCAGGGCAAGGGATCTTAATATTATTGTAGTTTTAACTTCCTGTGTAAGAGGGACATATATTTTTTCATATGAGCTATTGTATATCAAAATTTCAGGAAATCCGGTATGCTGCATGAGGTGCTCACAGGATTAATTTCCAAAGCAAAAATGAATGTCCAATACTGTACATGTATGTACAGTATATGTCAATTAAAACAAATAATTCCAGTGCGCGACATATAACTCATTCACCAAGACGGGTGCTGAAAACCGTGAATAAGGCCGGGGAAGAATCGGATAACGAAAACTCAGTTTTTATGCCTCAAATCGAAAACAGGGTCCATTTAAGGCCCCAAATTCCCCAAAAAATCGACCACAAAGGATATATTAACTCTTTTACAAATACTGTTCCATATTCCGTCTAATCGGAGTATGGGGCTCGTAGAACTGTTATTCGGCATCTGTCGAAACGGTTCGCGGCTTGAAATGTATGATGTAAACTTTGGAGGAACTAAACATATGACTAAGCGATTAACTATTGCACTGGTTGCAGTCGCTCTGTTCGTCCTGATGGCGGTTATGCCGGTATCAGCAGCAGTAACGAACGGATCGATTATCAACCAGGGAGCAACTGTCTTCATTGGTGAAGAAGGTTTGAACTTAACCCATTTCTTAAATCAGGCTAGAAATGCTACCTTTACTTCAGTAGATGACACTTACTTAGATACTCTAACACCCGTGAACAAAACAATCGGCTGGTGGGCATCAGCAGCATCAATTACCGCATCTGCCCCGACCAAGACCATTGATCTGTCCACTAACTACAAGTCCATGACGATTGATCCCGTATCCTTTGGTGCCTACACTGGCAACTGGTACGTGCTCAATGGTACAACAGCCGCTGATGCGGGCAACGGGTATATCTCTGTTCAGGACCCGAGCCTTACTATTGCGGTCTGGGACTTCAACCAAGGACTGGATGTAACGGGCAAATCGGTTCCGCAGGGAGAAGCACTTGGGTTCAAGATTAACACCAACATGTACTCTGCACTTGACGGTGCCAAGCGATTCAATGCGCAGAATAATTCGGCACTTTCGGCCGGGAATTACCAAGGATTGTTCCCGACTCTTGCTGACGGTTACATCACTATCTATGTGAAGGACGCAAATGGTGCGCAATACGCCTCACTGCAGATTGGAAACCTGTCCTATAACAACGCGACATCTCTCGCTAAGAAGTATGTCAACACATCTCCCTGGACATTAGGTACGTTAACTACCAACAGCAGCGACAGGGTAACGTTCCCGGGTTACTGGGTAACTGATGCAACTGACTTCAACAACCAGTACTTGTACCCGGTTGGTACCTACTCAGCATGGGCAGAGTCCACCCTTAACAGGATGAAGTACAATTACAAGAATGCAGGTGCAGACTACACTGGAAAGACCGTTTCCGCGACCGGCACGATCACCCTTGTCTCTGACACGGTGAAGATCGAGGCGAACAAGGACTCAGTCGTCCGCAGCAAGACGTTCTCCGTTACTGTCACTGGTAAGCCAGCCACCTTCTACTATGTGTGGGTCAAGGGCACCAGCGCAATGAACAGCGCATACGATAACCAGCCCCCCATGGTCAATATAAACCAAGAGCTGGTTTATATGGATGTTGCCAATAACGCTACTGGCCTTGGTATCCCCGCAGATTATCCAATCGGTGGCTACTCGTTTGAAAATGCACCCTCTGCAACTCCATATATGCGCCAAGATGTTGCAACAACGACGCAAGGTACTAGCGGAAACGATGTAGCAACCTACAACAGCACTCGCTACTACGCAAAAATCAAGACTTCAAGCTCAGGTACCAGGACTGTTGAGTTCACAACTAACAACTGGACCAAGGCACAGAAGTACACGATCCGTGTAGAGAACAACCCGTCCACCGGTGTCTACAAGAGCGATGAGGTCGATGTGAAGGTCGAGAAGGGCGCAGTCACCATCGTGGCAGCCGGCGACCAGAGCTACTACCTCGGCGAAGAGATCAAGTTCTCCGGTACCAACACCGAGTCCTACAAGACATACCTGTTCATCTCAGGTCCGAACCTGCCAACTCAGGGTGCCCAGATTCAGGGTACTAACCCGAGATCTGATGCGACCAACGTTGCATCTGGAACCGCAGGAGTGGAAGATGGAAATGCAGCCTCCTTCAAGTCAGTTGATGTCAATGGTGACAACACCTGGTCCTGGAAGTGGGGAACCTCAGCCATTGCACTCGATGCAGGCACGTACACCATCTACGCAGTAAGCCAGCCTCGCACTGCAGCAAGCAACAACCTTGCAAACACTGCATTCGGAACGGTCTCAATCATCATCAAGAAGCCGTTCGTATCAGCAACCGCATCCCAGTCTACTGTCGCACAGGGTGACAAGATCTTCATCACCGGTACCGCACAAGGTAACCCGACAGGTGTCAAGATCTGGATCCTCGGTAAGAACTACCCGACTGACGCCAATGGTGTCAAGGATGAATCTGTGAATGCAGACGCCTCGTTCAAATACGAGGTTACGCAGGCAACCACCAAGAATCTCTACCCCGGTCAGTACTTCGTTGTCGTTCAGCACCCGATGCAGAACAATGTGTTCGATATCCGGTTGAATGGAAACGATGTCTGGAACTACCAGAGCCAAGTAACCGGTGTAGCAGCTGGATCAAAGATCTTCGCCTTACTCGGAGCAGGAAGCCTGCAGGGATCCGACGCAGCTGAAGCACTTGTCCAGGGAATCAACGACCCCAACGTCGATGATACCTACACCAAGCTCCAGTTCCTCGTTGAGGTACCCGTCATCCGTATCGACCCGATTGGCGACAAGCACGTTGGTGACAAGTTCACTATCACTGCATCGACCAACCTCGCGGTAGATGACGAAGTCCTTATCGAGGTCTACTCATCATCATTCAAGCCGACTCAGAAGAGCCAGAGCGGCGAGTTCAGCGGAGCAACCGGCACCGTCAAGGTCACCAAGGGTGACAGCGGCATGAACAAACTCTCGTTCGATGTTGACTCATCAACATTCAAACCAGACGAGTACATTGTTACTGAAGACGCAATTCTCCAGGTAGCAACTGCCACTGCACTGTTCAATGTTCTTGAAGGCGCAGCACCTGTTGTCACAACCAAAGCACCGGTTGTAACAACCGTAGCACCCGTTGTAACCACTGCAGCACCCGTTGTAACCACCGCAGTCCCAGTCACGACAACCCCCAAGCCGGCACCCGGCTACGGTGCGTTGATCGCATTGATTGGTCTCGGCGCAGTTGCGTTCATCGTTGTGCGCAGGCACTGAACTAACATCTAAAAATCTTTTTTTTATTTGCAGATTTCAAAAATCAGGCATTATCCGCAGGGCTTTCCTGTATATCTGATGAAAATGTCCTGATGGATTTTCATGCCAGATCCTATCCTATCGTTCGTTTGTTTTACTTACTATCAGGATTTTCTCCGTTTTTTGCCTCTGTAACCGGTCCGCCGTGGCACCTTTTATTGCCAGAGCGGCTAACGTAGATGTAATCATGATGCATCCAGTAAAGGGCATCATTACCTTTGGAGGGACTGGCAGTGAAATTCAGTGCAAAAATTCTGGATATAGCAACGCGAGGTGTACTTCTCAACCGGGCTGATGCCCGCAGCATCGGAGTACTTGATGGTGATCGCGTCCAGGTAATAAACTCAAAAAACAGCATATCAGCAGCAGCATTAGTGAACACAACGTCAACGATTGCGCAGCAGGGTACTGTTGGAATATACCGGATAACCAATGAACGCCTGCATCTCGAAGGCGGTGAAGAGATAGAGATCCGTGAAGCACGGAGACCCGCATCTCTTGACTTTATCAAAAAGAAGATGGATGGCATCAGGCTCACCAAAGAAGAGACACTAACTATCATCAAGGATGTAGTCAGCGACGATTTATCTCCGGCCGAATTGACCGCATTTATCACAGCATCCTATATCAACCCGCTCGATATGGATGAGGTGGAACATCTCACCCGAGCAATGGTTGAGACGGGGGAACAGATCAAGTTTGCATCACGCCCGATTGTTGATAAACATTCGATTGGGGGTGTACCGGGCAACAAGATCTCGCTCCTTGTAGTGCCCATCATCGCTGCAAGCGGCCTGAAAATACCAAAGACAAGCTCCCGGGCAATCACCGGTGCCGGAGGTACTGCCGATCTCATGGAAGTCCTTGCCTTTGTTGAGTTCTCTGCCGGTGAAGTCCAACAGATGACCGAAAAAGTAGGCGGTGCAATTGTCTGGGGCGGTGCCACGAATATTGCACCTGCCGATGATCGCATTATCATCCAGGAATATCCCTTCAAGATTGATGCCAGAGGTCAGATGCTTGCCAGTGTCATGGCAAAAAAATTTGCCGTGGGTGCAAATCTTGTGGTGATTGATATTCCCGTGGGTCTGCATACCAAAGTTGCGACCATGGCGGAAGGGAGAAAACTCGCCCGGGAGTTTATTGAACTGGGCGAACGGCTCAATATGAAAGTTGAATGTGCTCTTACGTATGGGGATATTCCCGTAGGGCACAGTATCGGGCCAAAACTTGAGGTAAAAGAAGCCCTCCGGGTACTTGAGGGGGCGACGGAGCCGAACTCATTTATCCAGAAGAGTATCTCGCTTGCAGGGATCGCGTTTGAAATGTCAGGAAAAGCTGCTCGGGGAACCGGAGCAGCAATGGCACAGGAGATCCTCACAAAAGGAAAAGCGCTTGAAAAATTCCGCCAGATTATTGAGATACAGGGAGGAGATCCTACGGTAAAGTCCGAGGATATTGTTCCTGGTGAACACCAGTATGTGGTAAAAGCCCCGGCTTCAGGGTATGTAATTGAGATGAACAACCGTTCTCTTGTCACTCTTGCCAGGACGGCAGGAGCCCCCCAGGATCGGGGTGCCGGTATTCTCCTGCACGCAAAAAAGGGCAAGCTTGTCAAAGCCGGAGAACCGCTCTTTACCCTGTATGCTGAACGGAACTGGCGTCTCCAGAATGCAATTGAGGAAGGAAGGCGTCTGATGCCGGTGCTTGTCGAAGGCATGCTTCTTGATCGTGTGCCCTCAATTTCAGAGATTTAGACCGATTGGCTGATATATGAGCAGGTAGCGATAATTTATCATGTATAGTCATAGGCATCGTTTCCTTTTTGCTCTGCTGTGTCTGATCCTTCTCTGCAGCTCTGTACAGGCAACGAACCTGCAGATAACTGTGCAGGACAGTATTGATAACACCTCGATCCCTCATGCAACGGTATTTGTCAATGGCGCCAACTTTGCCCGGGCAAATAATCTCGGCCAGGTGTATCTCACTCATTCCGGATTGAATGATCTGAATATTCTGGTTTCAATGAATGGTTATGATGACTGGAACCGGTTGGTAAGCAGAAACGAAACATCGCTCCTTGTTAACCTGACCAGAAAAAGCCTCTCCCTCAAAGTGATACTTTACGATTCTGACACCTATCTGCCGGTTTCAGGAGCCCTTGTGAATATCTCTGCAGAGAATTCGACACAGGCAAAGAATACAGATGCCACCGGTTCTGCAACCTTTGGTGTGAAAGCTACAACCCTGTATTCAGTTGATATTACTGCTGCCAGCTATCAGCCACGCAGCGGAACTGTGGATATGGATACCGAGAACCGGGAGATTCAATACTGGTTACTTTCGGGAAACCGTTTTGCTATTGAGATTAAAGATAAGGATGGAAAAGCACCGGTTTCGGATGCAGAAGTGAGAATTAATTCAGTGCTTATTGGAAAAACTGATGCCAAAGGAAGACTGATTATCCCGGTTACCCGTGGAAAAACCAATTTAATTGAGATCACGAAAACCGGTTACCAGCCATTAACCGAATCCCGGGTAATCAGTGATGCCGATGCCATCTATTCTGTTGAAATAACCAAAGCCTCCATTGGTGCGTTTATTTACGTTTTTGATGAAAACCGGGTCGCGATCAATGGTGCGGATGTTTATATCAATGGCAATTTGTCGGGGACTACCAACCAGTATGG is part of the Methanoregula sp. genome and harbors:
- a CDS encoding MEMAR_RS02690 family S-layer glycoprotein, whose protein sequence is MTKRLTIALVAVALFVLMAVMPVSAAVTNGSIINQGATVFIGEEGLNLTHFLNQARNATFTSVDDTYLDTLTPVNKTIGWWASAASITASAPTKTIDLSTNYKSMTIDPVSFGAYTGNWYVLNGTTAADAGNGYISVQDPSLTIAVWDFNQGLDVTGKSVPQGEALGFKINTNMYSALDGAKRFNAQNNSALSAGNYQGLFPTLADGYITIYVKDANGAQYASLQIGNLSYNNATSLAKKYVNTSPWTLGTLTTNSSDRVTFPGYWVTDATDFNNQYLYPVGTYSAWAESTLNRMKYNYKNAGADYTGKTVSATGTITLVSDTVKIEANKDSVVRSKTFSVTVTGKPATFYYVWVKGTSAMNSAYDNQPPMVNINQELVYMDVANNATGLGIPADYPIGGYSFENAPSATPYMRQDVATTTQGTSGNDVATYNSTRYYAKIKTSSSGTRTVEFTTNNWTKAQKYTIRVENNPSTGVYKSDEVDVKVEKGAVTIVAAGDQSYYLGEEIKFSGTNTESYKTYLFISGPNLPTQGAQIQGTNPRSDATNVASGTAGVEDGNAASFKSVDVNGDNTWSWKWGTSAIALDAGTYTIYAVSQPRTAASNNLANTAFGTVSIIIKKPFVSATASQSTVAQGDKIFITGTAQGNPTGVKIWILGKNYPTDANGVKDESVNADASFKYEVTQATTKNLYPGQYFVVVQHPMQNNVFDIRLNGNDVWNYQSQVTGVAAGSKIFALLGAGSLQGSDAAEALVQGINDPNVDDTYTKLQFLVEVPVIRIDPIGDKHVGDKFTITASTNLAVDDEVLIEVYSSSFKPTQKSQSGEFSGATGTVKVTKGDSGMNKLSFDVDSSTFKPDEYIVTEDAILQVATATALFNVLEGAAPVVTTKAPVVTTVAPVVTTAAPVVTTAVPVTTTPKPAPGYGALIALIGLGAVAFIVVRRH
- a CDS encoding DUF1614 domain-containing protein, yielding MADGIRFVSAGALSVLAILLFVGLIIVLIPLLVLGVIGAAFTKLGFSWISAIAVVLLMLFGSYVNIPLYRIKRDMVRISPDTAAVFGSGSPWPVDPVWETIVSINLGGALLPVCISLYLLYQAVQITGTSLLVPVGAGILLVALVTFFATRPVPGVGLRVPLLIPALTALLMGMLLFGNAGISATVVAFVSGTTGTLLGGNIARLNTIRNLEVPEMSIGGAGTFSAIFICCILPAIIA
- a CDS encoding PEGA domain-containing protein gives rise to the protein MYSHRHRFLFALLCLILLCSSVQATNLQITVQDSIDNTSIPHATVFVNGANFARANNLGQVYLTHSGLNDLNILVSMNGYDDWNRLVSRNETSLLVNLTRKSLSLKVILYDSDTYLPVSGALVNISAENSTQAKNTDATGSATFGVKATTLYSVDITAASYQPRSGTVDMDTENREIQYWLLSGNRFAIEIKDKDGKAPVSDAEVRINSVLIGKTDAKGRLIIPVTRGKTNLIEITKTGYQPLTESRVISDADAIYSVEITKASIGAFIYVFDENRVAINGADVYINGNLSGTTNQYGRSTFPKLVSGTYPVEIRKAGYVSVSRPIQVTNPNEDYSFEMTFENADLTLFVKDNEQKIVPNASISLNGNALGVTDDRGQYSTKLKFNTVYNISASKDGYQPASIQKEVIQGNATASATLTLEKNLDWGLITIIAAGVVGVLVLFAVIRMLGHRNRRHIIRRNDI
- a CDS encoding NOP5/NOP56 family protein, translated to MRSYWFGDVDDGKCTLFGGDVQAKAERVRLIRTSMESFVPLTWETAVTCGACRDRADYITKLREVCFAAAERDIRQQYSGKDAELLQMVRTLDEMDTVINLLTERAVEWYQLRHPTFTRKYRKTPAHIVVKNIREKSRGALSFVAGEIERLSLTRTELAKAVSGRANDVMPNTSALIGGLVAARLMAHAGGLSDLSRMPASAIQVLGARTALFAHLRTKSPSPKHGIIFQHRRVHNAPRDCRGRVARVLAGKLAIAARIDHYRGIADLAFLESAQARIDMTGKVTGKLTGKENEP
- a CDS encoding thymidylate synthase; its protein translation is MRVIRAPSIGRAHEQVIKMILEKGWTLRTEDAEATVEFEEIAMQVDTPLSEPMTSPNSRFQQRFVEQYAHDLIHGSHANFEYDYHGRLFDWGERLVTDGQPVHVDQIAYIVDKLRSQPETRRAVAITWNPVIDEKLDDCPCLQLVQCIVRANKLHMRVIFRSNDMLTAAGANMYALVQLQKHIADQLGITCGTYTHISLVPHIYYIRDMHDIEPFCGKGEFIHPVKEVCRACKGCGRAQSV
- a CDS encoding AMP phosphorylase, whose amino-acid sequence is MKFSAKILDIATRGVLLNRADARSIGVLDGDRVQVINSKNSISAAALVNTTSTIAQQGTVGIYRITNERLHLEGGEEIEIREARRPASLDFIKKKMDGIRLTKEETLTIIKDVVSDDLSPAELTAFITASYINPLDMDEVEHLTRAMVETGEQIKFASRPIVDKHSIGGVPGNKISLLVVPIIAASGLKIPKTSSRAITGAGGTADLMEVLAFVEFSAGEVQQMTEKVGGAIVWGGATNIAPADDRIIIQEYPFKIDARGQMLASVMAKKFAVGANLVVIDIPVGLHTKVATMAEGRKLAREFIELGERLNMKVECALTYGDIPVGHSIGPKLEVKEALRVLEGATEPNSFIQKSISLAGIAFEMSGKAARGTGAAMAQEILTKGKALEKFRQIIEIQGGDPTVKSEDIVPGEHQYVVKAPASGYVIEMNNRSLVTLARTAGAPQDRGAGILLHAKKGKLVKAGEPLFTLYAERNWRLQNAIEEGRRLMPVLVEGMLLDRVPSISEI
- a CDS encoding fibrillarin-like rRNA/tRNA 2'-O-methyltransferase — protein: MIWIGDVLVSQGEGGVYSERMLGTARVWDPFRSKLAALYHKGTGVEITAETRVLYLGAANGTTVSHVADYADVVYAVEFAPRPMQDLLEVARRRKNIVPIMADATRPEQYVPLVETVDLLYQDVAQPDQATIAIRNSAFLRAGGQLILMLKTRSVDVRKEPDVVFQETVDALASAGFVVQECLWLAPYHQDHAAIVCTKPGA